One Luteolibacter flavescens genomic region harbors:
- a CDS encoding cation:proton antiporter, with protein MNRNIIFYLTVLIVVGGGILGIIKLGAGLPAPIHTESSLALEHARAATAAAAVPVATAAPTSAFGAMLASLTTNLSHPLSHLFIQLLVIIAASRVAGGLFTKMGQPAVVGEMMAGILLGPSLLGWLSPEMFQFVFPTSSLGTLKLLSQIGVCLFMFCVGMELDVKQVRNKAHTAVVVSHASIVAPYFLGVGLAYFVYSSLAQPGTNFTAFALFMGISMSITAFPVLARILQERGMSQTFLGNTAVTCAAVDDVTAWSALAFVVAIAGSTSVAGSALNLALVLVFIVAMIWGLRPMLPRIFGREELERPDPSKRTLAIVICSVLVAALCTEVVGIHALFGAFLAGAIMPDVAGFRHKLAVRVENFSTVLLLPLFFAFTGLRTQIGLLNDFSGWMICLAIIAVATAGKLGGTAFTARFTGMSWRDSLQLGALMNTRGLMELIALNIGYDLGILSPRIFAMLVIMALVTTAMTGPLLSLFQRMKVREEAPDRLVRP; from the coding sequence ATGAATCGCAACATCATCTTCTACCTCACCGTCCTAATCGTGGTCGGTGGAGGCATCCTCGGCATCATCAAGCTGGGTGCAGGGCTGCCCGCTCCGATTCATACGGAGTCATCCCTCGCGCTGGAGCACGCGCGCGCTGCGACTGCTGCCGCAGCAGTTCCTGTCGCGACCGCTGCTCCCACATCGGCCTTTGGCGCGATGCTCGCCTCGCTGACCACGAACCTGAGTCACCCGCTGAGCCATCTCTTCATCCAGCTCCTCGTGATCATCGCCGCGTCGCGCGTGGCGGGAGGGCTTTTCACGAAGATGGGCCAGCCTGCCGTGGTGGGCGAGATGATGGCGGGCATCCTGCTCGGACCCTCGCTGCTCGGCTGGCTTTCGCCAGAGATGTTCCAGTTCGTCTTCCCGACGTCCTCGCTCGGCACGCTGAAGCTGCTCAGCCAGATCGGCGTCTGTCTTTTCATGTTCTGTGTGGGCATGGAGCTGGATGTGAAGCAGGTGCGGAACAAGGCACACACGGCGGTGGTGGTGAGCCACGCCAGCATCGTGGCTCCATATTTCCTCGGCGTGGGGCTTGCCTACTTCGTGTATAGTAGCTTGGCGCAGCCGGGCACGAATTTCACGGCGTTCGCCCTCTTCATGGGCATCTCCATGAGCATCACAGCCTTCCCGGTGCTCGCACGCATCCTGCAGGAGCGCGGCATGTCCCAGACCTTCCTGGGGAATACGGCGGTGACCTGCGCCGCGGTGGATGACGTGACGGCGTGGAGCGCGCTGGCCTTCGTCGTGGCCATCGCCGGATCCACCAGCGTGGCGGGATCGGCGCTGAATCTGGCACTGGTTCTCGTCTTCATCGTCGCGATGATCTGGGGCCTGCGCCCGATGCTGCCGCGCATCTTTGGCCGCGAGGAACTGGAGCGACCTGATCCGTCGAAGCGCACGCTGGCCATCGTTATCTGCTCGGTGCTCGTGGCCGCGCTCTGCACGGAAGTGGTGGGCATTCACGCGCTCTTCGGGGCCTTCCTCGCCGGTGCCATCATGCCGGACGTGGCGGGCTTCCGGCACAAGCTGGCGGTGCGCGTGGAGAATTTCAGCACGGTGCTCCTGCTGCCGCTCTTCTTCGCCTTCACCGGCCTCCGCACGCAGATCGGCCTGCTGAATGACTTCAGCGGCTGGATGATCTGCCTCGCCATCATCGCCGTGGCCACTGCGGGCAAGCTGGGCGGCACGGCATTCACCGCGCGCTTCACCGGCATGAGCTGGAGGGACTCGCTGCAGCTCGGCGCGCTGATGAATACCCGCGGCCTGATGGAACTCATCGCGCTGAATATCGGCTACGATCTCGGCATCCTTTCGCCGCGCATCTTCGCGATGCTGGTGATCATGGCGCTTGTGACCACCGCCATGACCGGTCCGCTGCTGAGCCTCTTCCAGCGCATGAAGGTGCGTGAGGAAGCTCCGGATCGCCTGGTGCGGCCCTGA
- a CDS encoding NAD(P)/FAD-dependent oxidoreductase, with protein sequence MENTDLRDDYDVIVLGGALSGAATATLLLRHNPGIRVLIIERTERLGRRVGEATVEVSAYFMGRVLGLTRYLNEHHICKQGLRFWFKNDEVENISQASELGAKYQVRLPSYQLDRQTFDEEVLRRAGEAGAQILRPAVIRNVELHAGGQQVVELKHAGEVKTMKARWVVDASGVAALLARKNGWWVRNDEHPTAAAWSRWRGLKDWDGRELAEKYPEWVKQCHSVRGTATNHIIGDGWWSWWIPLKGGDTSVGVVFDQRIVEWKEGGKVADRLKEFLMEHPVARELIADATYDEEDIHWRRNLAYYSTTFAGDGFVLVGDAAAFMDPFYSPGMDWISFSTTSAAHLITRIRKGEAAGPLVDRHNRDFATCHRRWFNSVYKDKYHYMAEYDLMSLAFRLDLSLYYWGVVVPPFTDGEMALTMPPFSPPSGRVFSALMSCYNRRFAAMAKRRRKHGLLGRTNKEQRCMLSGFTLERKDMFRLGGMLFDWLKLELTEGFYTWFTPDEDDLIPTPAKVEAKV encoded by the coding sequence ATGGAAAACACCGACTTGCGAGACGACTACGACGTGATCGTGCTCGGCGGCGCGCTCTCCGGCGCGGCCACCGCCACGCTCCTGCTGCGGCACAATCCGGGCATCCGCGTGCTGATCATCGAGCGCACCGAGCGCCTGGGCCGCCGTGTCGGCGAGGCCACCGTGGAGGTGAGCGCGTACTTCATGGGCCGCGTGCTGGGGCTGACGCGCTACCTGAATGAGCACCACATCTGCAAACAGGGTCTGCGCTTCTGGTTCAAGAACGATGAGGTGGAGAATATCTCGCAGGCCAGCGAGTTGGGCGCGAAGTATCAAGTACGCCTTCCCTCGTACCAGCTCGATCGGCAGACCTTTGACGAGGAGGTGCTGCGACGCGCGGGAGAAGCCGGGGCTCAGATCCTGCGTCCCGCGGTGATCCGGAATGTGGAGCTGCACGCCGGTGGTCAGCAGGTGGTGGAGCTGAAGCACGCGGGAGAGGTGAAGACCATGAAGGCACGCTGGGTGGTGGATGCCTCCGGCGTGGCCGCGCTGCTGGCGCGGAAGAACGGTTGGTGGGTGCGGAATGACGAGCACCCCACCGCCGCCGCATGGTCCCGCTGGCGGGGCCTGAAGGATTGGGACGGCCGCGAACTGGCGGAGAAGTATCCGGAGTGGGTGAAGCAGTGCCACAGCGTGCGCGGCACCGCCACGAACCACATCATCGGCGACGGTTGGTGGAGCTGGTGGATTCCGCTAAAGGGCGGGGATACCAGCGTCGGCGTCGTCTTCGACCAGCGCATCGTGGAGTGGAAGGAGGGCGGCAAGGTGGCGGATCGCCTGAAGGAATTCCTAATGGAGCATCCGGTGGCGCGCGAACTCATCGCGGACGCGACCTACGACGAAGAGGACATCCACTGGCGGCGGAATCTAGCCTACTACAGCACCACCTTTGCCGGTGACGGCTTCGTGCTGGTGGGGGATGCCGCGGCCTTCATGGACCCCTTCTACAGCCCGGGCATGGACTGGATTTCCTTCAGCACCACCAGTGCCGCGCATCTCATCACGCGCATCCGGAAGGGCGAAGCGGCGGGACCGCTGGTGGACCGGCACAACCGCGACTTCGCGACCTGCCACCGCCGGTGGTTCAACTCGGTCTACAAGGACAAGTATCACTACATGGCCGAGTATGACCTGATGAGCCTGGCTTTCCGCCTGGATCTCAGTCTCTACTACTGGGGGGTGGTCGTGCCACCCTTCACGGACGGCGAGATGGCGCTGACCATGCCGCCCTTCTCACCTCCGAGCGGGCGGGTCTTCTCCGCGCTGATGAGCTGCTACAACCGCCGCTTCGCCGCGATGGCCAAGCGCCGCCGCAAGCACGGCTTGCTAGGCCGGACGAACAAGGAACAGCGCTGCATGCTCAGCGGCTTCACCCTGGAGCGGAAGGACATGTTCCGCCTCGGCGGCATGCTCTTCGACTGGCTGAAGCTGGAGCTGACCGAGGGCTTCTACACCTGGTTTACGCCCGACGAGGACGATCTCATCCCGACCCCCGCGAAGGTCGAAGCAAAGGTCTAA
- a CDS encoding NAD(P)/FAD-dependent oxidoreductase, which produces MSYDAIIIGGGPGGSTAGSVLAQAGKKVLILERERFPRFHVGESLIPYGNDVLREIGAWDKMVAHGFMEKLGAEFVLGSSRAGINIIFGRYLQDRYAQTFQVERAKFDNLLLENSASLGCEVWQETKVKDAKVTDDGVTVTCEKDGVVHEVSARWVLDASGRDAFLGRKMNLPKTDLGLPKKFATFAHFRGVKRNDAPYHGHITIVRLDFGWFWMIPLDAEKTSIGLVQTLEHFKATGMSPGECFEHVVATSTELQKRMAGAERVNEYNFAGDYTYRHLQNAGPRWLLIGDAAGFIDPIFSSGVMLAIRSGHAAAKEIVAADAKGTALTPRAQKRYTKRVGEMCEVFLNMIRMFYDNDSFEVFMDEHPPKGMEWAVNNLVAGNTRMGWRLRLHVWAFYAVCTIHRRKTIVKKIDFSDPLAVPLAKAPEKTDAKTPTLVS; this is translated from the coding sequence ATGAGCTACGACGCGATCATCATCGGCGGCGGCCCGGGCGGAAGTACGGCAGGTAGCGTACTTGCGCAGGCGGGGAAGAAAGTCCTGATCCTGGAGCGCGAGCGCTTCCCGCGCTTCCACGTGGGCGAGTCGCTCATCCCGTATGGGAATGACGTGCTGCGCGAGATCGGCGCGTGGGACAAGATGGTCGCGCATGGCTTCATGGAGAAGCTGGGTGCGGAGTTCGTGCTCGGAAGTTCGAGAGCGGGCATCAACATCATCTTCGGGCGCTACCTCCAGGACCGCTACGCGCAGACCTTCCAAGTGGAGCGCGCGAAGTTCGACAACCTGCTGCTGGAAAACTCCGCGTCGCTCGGGTGCGAGGTCTGGCAGGAGACGAAGGTGAAGGACGCGAAGGTCACGGACGATGGCGTCACGGTGACCTGTGAGAAAGACGGCGTGGTCCACGAGGTCTCCGCCCGCTGGGTGCTGGATGCCAGCGGGCGCGACGCCTTCCTCGGCAGGAAGATGAACCTGCCGAAGACGGATCTGGGCCTGCCGAAAAAATTCGCCACCTTCGCCCACTTCCGAGGCGTGAAGCGGAATGATGCGCCGTATCACGGCCACATCACCATCGTTCGCCTGGACTTCGGTTGGTTCTGGATGATCCCGCTGGACGCGGAGAAGACATCCATCGGCCTGGTGCAGACCTTGGAGCACTTCAAGGCGACGGGCATGAGTCCCGGCGAGTGCTTCGAGCACGTGGTGGCCACCTCCACCGAGCTTCAGAAGCGCATGGCTGGCGCGGAGCGGGTAAACGAATACAACTTCGCCGGCGACTATACCTACCGGCACCTGCAAAATGCCGGGCCACGCTGGTTGCTCATCGGCGACGCAGCGGGCTTCATTGATCCGATCTTCTCCTCCGGTGTCATGCTGGCCATCCGCTCCGGCCATGCCGCGGCGAAGGAGATCGTGGCGGCGGATGCGAAGGGCACGGCACTGACGCCCCGCGCGCAGAAACGCTACACGAAGCGGGTGGGGGAGATGTGCGAGGTCTTCCTGAACATGATCCGGATGTTCTACGACAACGACTCCTTCGAGGTCTTCATGGACGAGCATCCGCCTAAGGGGATGGAGTGGGCGGTGAACAATCTCGTGGCGGGCAATACCCGCATGGGCTGGCGCCTGCGCCTGCACGTCTGGGCCTTCTACGCCGTGTGCACGATTCACCGGCGCAAGACGATCGTGAAGAAGATCGACTTCTCCGACCCGCTCGCCGTGCCGTTGGCAAAGGCTCCGGAGAAGACGGACGCGAAGACCCCGACCCTGGTTTCTTGA
- a CDS encoding DUF1328 domain-containing protein, translated as MLHWSLVFLVVAIIAAVLGFGALAGAAATIAKVCFVLFLIVWLVSMLTTRRA; from the coding sequence ATGCTCCACTGGTCACTTGTATTCCTCGTCGTCGCCATCATCGCAGCAGTCCTCGGCTTCGGTGCCCTTGCAGGCGCTGCCGCTACGATCGCGAAGGTGTGTTTCGTTCTTTTCTTGATTGTCTGGTTGGTCTCCATGCTGACCACCCGCCGAGCGTAG
- a CDS encoding DUF6799 domain-containing protein, translating into MKAIHLTLTSAISSIAILTQMASADDFTMKDGKLMAIEDGESIEVMQGVTLQDGTEITRGGDVTSADGRTWKLQEGDKLMEDGTFRARIFMNGVLKENGNVLIVRAGEKLELSKETTLTDGTRVMTDGSVIPKDGEKWSLKDNDAILIDGRPLLEGSVIIKDSKPHLVKECMGEPLDEKTKLGDTEIHPDLTVDFKGDGDETALKEGDIVKPDGTILRADRTKK; encoded by the coding sequence ATGAAAGCGATCCATCTCACTTTGACTTCGGCAATCTCTTCCATCGCCATCCTCACGCAGATGGCATCAGCCGACGATTTCACGATGAAGGACGGAAAGCTCATGGCCATCGAGGACGGCGAGTCTATCGAGGTCATGCAAGGCGTCACATTGCAGGACGGCACCGAGATCACCCGCGGGGGCGACGTCACCTCAGCCGACGGACGCACTTGGAAACTCCAGGAAGGAGACAAGCTCATGGAGGACGGAACCTTCCGAGCGCGCATCTTCATGAATGGCGTCCTGAAGGAGAACGGGAACGTCCTGATTGTTCGCGCAGGGGAAAAGCTGGAACTCTCCAAGGAAACCACACTGACCGACGGGACCCGAGTCATGACCGACGGGAGCGTCATTCCGAAGGATGGCGAGAAGTGGAGCCTGAAGGACAATGACGCGATCCTCATCGACGGCCGCCCCCTTCTGGAAGGCTCGGTGATCATCAAGGATAGCAAGCCCCACCTCGTGAAGGAATGCATGGGCGAACCTCTGGACGAGAAAACCAAACTCGGAGACACGGAGATCCATCCGGATCTAACAGTGGACTTCAAAGGCGATGGCGATGAGACAGCGCTCAAGGAAGGTGATATCGTCAAGCCGGACGGCACGATTCTCCGCGCTGACAGGACCAAGAAATGA
- a CDS encoding S1 family peptidase, protein MNEFHRLIRCILACALLIVCAACTSIEVRKDEPVSSWVSRDSMKRKSEASARTVHDRIDGRPVKQFFHRHSAILSDGGMPMMVSTPGAGDDVRFAMPGSDGYGSAVALGDGYFLTAAHVPLKGHGGLFCMDKSGKPVVRSYRVVWTEKAADLAILHADVDTPGVKWAKDRSLANGAGIFTFGFGGGEWKPSQGQIISRGPTGDGNRHSDLKLSAPVVAGDSGGPVVTAAGELVGIVTRADYRWVRAFGRAWMRSGSHTTRPDIGMIEGIIAKDRASRKN, encoded by the coding sequence GTGAACGAGTTCCACCGTCTCATCCGTTGTATCCTCGCCTGCGCACTACTCATAGTGTGCGCCGCATGCACCTCCATCGAAGTCCGCAAGGACGAGCCCGTCTCATCCTGGGTCTCGCGGGACTCGATGAAACGGAAGTCCGAGGCATCCGCGAGGACCGTGCATGACCGCATCGACGGGCGTCCGGTGAAGCAGTTCTTCCACCGGCACAGCGCGATCCTCTCCGACGGCGGCATGCCCATGATGGTGAGCACCCCGGGTGCCGGTGATGACGTCCGCTTTGCGATGCCCGGGTCGGATGGTTACGGATCCGCGGTCGCTCTCGGCGACGGCTATTTCCTTACTGCCGCCCACGTTCCCCTGAAAGGTCACGGAGGACTCTTCTGCATGGACAAGTCCGGAAAGCCGGTGGTTCGATCCTACCGGGTGGTGTGGACCGAAAAGGCTGCGGACCTCGCGATCCTCCATGCCGATGTCGATACTCCCGGCGTGAAGTGGGCGAAGGATCGCTCCCTTGCAAACGGTGCCGGCATTTTCACCTTCGGCTTCGGCGGCGGTGAGTGGAAGCCGAGCCAAGGACAGATCATCAGCCGCGGCCCGACAGGTGATGGAAACCGACACTCCGATCTCAAGCTGTCCGCTCCGGTGGTCGCTGGTGACAGCGGTGGACCCGTTGTCACTGCGGCAGGCGAATTGGTGGGCATCGTGACCCGCGCCGACTACCGGTGGGTGCGCGCATTCGGCCGAGCATGGATGCGCTCGGGTTCTCATACGACGCGCCCCGACATTGGCATGATCGAAGGCATTATCGCGAAGGATCGCGCGTCGCGAAAGAACTGA
- a CDS encoding GAF domain-containing protein, producing MMEEADARNIIALEAAGIQPHGLLFVLHGTDFLITQASANCSRLIGRRPAELLGKTLPELVDPRSRSVVEAALRESSDRDPESFRATMLTGDGREGVAFEGIIHRLSGGCAVVELERDPVLPDGSSPSPGPDSSLRFVRRSLAAVSGHVLPVDAARALAREVRGFIGFDRVMVQRIGEDGSGEIVADEHGVGMASLLGLRIQAAGMASDSREEFLAGRPRYYFDAAASPVPLIPSACPHAGALPDLSRAVLRSLPVAQVRHLAALEVTSGLTLPLVVSDRLWGLVVCQHRRRKYLTHEQRLAASLGVRVFSDQMALRERAAELQDMAVARAAASSVVADITSDAGFLEDLGKSLEGFLRILEADGVALLSVEAIHSVGSVPDRAMLSSFHDELKEMASRETRITDGAADLFSSLAGCLPRAAGVAAIPLGRGEWLVGFRDEKVSLLPCARDLSVPGNVGREAEIRGRSAPWPSTMTALATEIRSALLDLSRYHAARSERTSRNLRHLAGAVAHEVKNKLQPGVLALAMLRADQGYPLRGEFSQLAELGERALHDLAKFTTVMLDYSGESFMESLDVALIDEAVKQATEPRYS from the coding sequence ATGATGGAGGAGGCGGATGCGCGCAATATCATCGCGCTGGAAGCCGCAGGCATCCAGCCGCACGGGCTGCTTTTCGTGCTGCATGGGACTGATTTCCTGATCACGCAGGCGAGCGCGAACTGCTCCCGGCTTATCGGAAGGCGTCCCGCAGAGCTCCTCGGTAAGACGCTTCCTGAGTTGGTCGATCCACGCTCGCGAAGCGTGGTGGAGGCGGCCTTGCGGGAATCGTCCGACCGTGATCCGGAGAGTTTCCGTGCAACCATGCTGACGGGCGACGGAAGGGAAGGCGTGGCCTTCGAAGGCATCATCCATCGCTTGTCCGGCGGGTGCGCGGTTGTGGAATTGGAGCGGGACCCGGTGCTCCCGGATGGGAGCTCTCCCTCGCCGGGTCCCGACTCCAGCTTGCGTTTTGTGCGGCGCTCGCTTGCTGCCGTGTCCGGACATGTGCTCCCGGTGGATGCGGCGCGTGCCCTTGCCCGGGAAGTTCGGGGCTTCATCGGCTTTGACCGCGTGATGGTGCAGAGGATTGGCGAAGACGGCAGCGGCGAGATTGTCGCCGACGAGCATGGGGTAGGCATGGCGTCGTTGCTGGGATTGCGCATTCAAGCTGCTGGCATGGCGTCGGACAGTCGGGAGGAGTTCCTGGCGGGAAGACCACGTTACTACTTCGACGCCGCAGCTTCGCCGGTCCCGCTCATCCCCTCGGCATGTCCGCATGCGGGGGCGCTGCCGGATCTATCGCGGGCGGTGCTCCGTAGCCTGCCTGTCGCGCAGGTGCGCCACCTGGCTGCGCTGGAAGTAACGTCCGGTCTGACGCTGCCGCTCGTGGTGAGTGATCGGCTGTGGGGGCTCGTGGTTTGCCAGCATCGGCGGCGGAAATATCTCACCCATGAGCAGCGATTGGCCGCGAGCCTGGGTGTGCGGGTCTTCTCGGACCAGATGGCGTTGCGAGAGCGTGCCGCGGAGTTGCAGGACATGGCGGTTGCTCGTGCGGCAGCTTCATCCGTCGTCGCGGACATCACTTCCGACGCCGGGTTTCTGGAGGATCTGGGCAAATCGTTGGAAGGCTTCCTCCGCATTTTGGAGGCTGATGGAGTCGCCTTGTTGTCAGTCGAAGCGATCCACTCGGTCGGCTCGGTTCCGGACCGCGCGATGCTTTCCAGCTTTCATGATGAGCTGAAGGAAATGGCTTCTCGTGAAACCCGCATCACGGACGGTGCTGCAGACCTCTTCTCATCACTCGCTGGCTGCTTGCCACGGGCGGCCGGGGTGGCTGCGATCCCCTTGGGCAGGGGCGAATGGCTGGTTGGATTTCGCGATGAAAAGGTGAGCCTTCTGCCATGTGCCCGCGATCTCTCGGTGCCTGGAAATGTCGGTCGCGAGGCGGAGATCCGCGGCCGCTCCGCTCCATGGCCGTCGACCATGACAGCACTCGCCACCGAGATCAGATCCGCATTGCTCGATCTCTCGCGCTATCACGCGGCCCGATCCGAGAGAACCTCTCGGAATCTCCGTCATTTGGCCGGTGCTGTCGCCCATGAGGTGAAGAACAAGCTCCAGCCTGGTGTGCTCGCTCTCGCAATGCTGCGTGCGGATCAGGGTTATCCGTTGAGAGGGGAATTTTCGCAGCTCGCCGAGCTGGGTGAGCGGGCGCTGCATGATCTCGCGAAGTTCACGACCGTGATGCTCGACTATTCGGGCGAGAGCTTCATGGAGAGCCTCGATGTGGCGCTGATCGATGAAGCTGTGAAGCAAGCGACCGAGCCGCGGTATTCGTAG
- a CDS encoding LysR family transcriptional regulator, translated as MNFNHLHYFHVVAQEGTLARAAKRLNITQPTLSGQLKQLEEHFGHKLFDRASGALRLNANGRKAFEVTQEMFRLSSRLDDIFPGRDAEPRVRLEVGIATTVGRSFAVERFITLFKSQRILTRVRQGDHEYLFHELLATGLDLLITDSLPHRRKERGTDCRKLSSPEFVVAGGRKFVSSLKEPTIEGLHGQPFIHYTSHSAYRFEIDQYLRQKRVEPRVVAEADDVYVIRDAIAANIGAGVLPRGVIEESKNSRQFQVLATLERKFEIYALFSKRDPSEEVLTALEILAGAGGSGPC; from the coding sequence ATGAATTTCAACCACCTGCACTACTTCCACGTGGTTGCCCAAGAGGGCACGCTGGCACGCGCGGCCAAGCGACTGAACATCACCCAGCCCACGCTGAGCGGCCAACTGAAGCAACTCGAGGAGCACTTCGGCCACAAGCTCTTCGACAGGGCCAGCGGTGCCCTGCGGCTGAACGCGAACGGCCGCAAGGCCTTCGAAGTGACGCAGGAAATGTTCCGCCTATCCTCCCGTCTCGACGACATTTTCCCCGGTCGCGATGCCGAGCCACGGGTGCGACTGGAAGTGGGCATTGCCACCACGGTTGGACGCTCGTTTGCCGTGGAGCGCTTTATCACGCTCTTCAAAAGCCAGCGCATCCTGACCCGGGTCAGGCAGGGCGACCACGAGTATCTCTTCCACGAGTTGCTGGCGACCGGCCTCGACCTTCTCATTACCGACAGCCTGCCGCACCGGAGAAAGGAGCGCGGCACCGACTGCCGGAAGCTGAGCTCACCCGAATTCGTCGTCGCAGGCGGACGGAAATTCGTCTCCAGCCTGAAGGAGCCGACCATCGAGGGACTGCATGGCCAGCCTTTCATCCACTACACCTCGCACAGCGCCTACCGCTTTGAGATCGATCAATACCTCAGGCAGAAACGGGTGGAACCTCGCGTGGTTGCGGAGGCAGACGACGTCTATGTCATCCGGGACGCCATCGCCGCGAATATCGGAGCGGGAGTGCTGCCGCGCGGAGTGATCGAGGAGTCGAAGAACAGCAGGCAATTCCAGGTGCTCGCCACCTTAGAGCGGAAATTCGAGATCTATGCGCTCTTCAGCAAGCGGGATCCTTCCGAGGAAGTGCTGACCGCCCTGGAGATCCTGGCCGGGGCCGGAGGCTCGGGGCCTTGTTGA
- a CDS encoding sensor histidine kinase — MDLALASLGQLFDTSDFPARWNCGHWSPVHGWFHIIADLAIAAAYSVIPVALAGYWLLKRGELVFPRLFWLFAAFIFSCGSTHVIEAIIFYHPIYRFSALMKVVTAVASWSTVIALLRIAPQAIQLPGLQRANANLEEQLQKTRLAESALERSNRDLEAFTGMVTHDLRNPLNSALFTTELARESAERSGNPVLAGQLGQAVQSLRQMEALIRELHADALLRNKTGEMKAVILDDVVKSAKLNLAPLVADRQARIEVGALPEVRGSYTMLVQLFINLMENAIKYAGIGVPFISIAGELKPDGRIAVRISDRGVGVPAEALEAIFESGARGENALHLPGNGLGLAYARRIMEAHGGTITAETVSEGAAFVLEFPAIPEVVETGALPA; from the coding sequence ATGGATTTGGCATTGGCGAGCCTCGGCCAACTTTTCGATACGTCCGATTTTCCTGCCCGCTGGAATTGCGGGCATTGGTCGCCCGTACACGGGTGGTTCCACATCATTGCCGATCTGGCGATAGCGGCGGCCTACTCAGTCATCCCCGTCGCGCTCGCAGGCTATTGGCTTCTGAAGCGGGGTGAATTGGTCTTCCCGAGGCTTTTCTGGCTGTTCGCCGCTTTCATTTTCAGTTGCGGCAGCACGCACGTGATTGAGGCGATCATCTTCTACCACCCGATCTATCGTTTCTCGGCCTTGATGAAGGTGGTTACAGCCGTGGCTTCCTGGTCTACGGTCATCGCCCTGCTTCGGATCGCTCCGCAGGCCATCCAGCTCCCCGGATTACAGCGGGCGAATGCCAATCTCGAAGAGCAGCTCCAGAAAACCCGCCTGGCGGAATCTGCCCTGGAGCGCAGCAACAGGGACCTCGAAGCTTTCACCGGGATGGTGACCCATGACCTCCGTAATCCGCTGAATAGCGCGCTTTTCACCACCGAACTGGCTCGGGAGTCGGCGGAAAGGAGCGGCAATCCGGTCCTGGCCGGCCAGTTGGGCCAAGCAGTTCAATCGCTGCGCCAGATGGAGGCGCTCATCCGCGAACTTCACGCGGATGCTTTGCTGCGGAACAAGACCGGCGAGATGAAGGCTGTGATCTTGGACGACGTGGTGAAGTCGGCAAAGCTGAATCTCGCTCCGCTGGTGGCCGACCGGCAGGCACGAATCGAGGTGGGTGCCCTGCCTGAGGTGCGCGGGAGCTACACGATGCTGGTCCAACTTTTCATCAATCTGATGGAGAATGCCATCAAGTATGCCGGTATCGGTGTGCCCTTCATTTCCATTGCGGGCGAGTTGAAGCCTGATGGCCGCATTGCGGTTAGGATCTCGGACCGGGGCGTCGGCGTGCCCGCGGAAGCTCTGGAGGCAATTTTCGAATCCGGTGCGCGCGGGGAGAATGCATTGCATCTTCCGGGCAACGGGTTGGGACTCGCCTACGCGAGGCGCATCATGGAGGCTCACGGAGGGACCATCACTGCAGAAACGGTCAGCGAAGGTGCCGCCTTTGTCTTGGAATTCCCGGCCATTCCCGAGGTGGTCGAGACCGGCGCTCTTCCAGCTTGA
- a CDS encoding ferritin-like domain-containing protein, which translates to MSAALSTLYFGKLRMLYCSELQLISFLPELAANARKKTLRAAFQQELQLSRHRRDVLEFIAASHGICSAGDDCSSMRRLIAESRKALREASWNFPGDEDLRSISGGLHRHQILNYGVGRSLANRVRMSDDVEKLDGLLDILLDGHPETCAMPVSASMLVRA; encoded by the coding sequence ATGTCTGCCGCACTCAGCACCCTCTACTTCGGGAAGCTTCGCATGCTCTACTGCAGCGAACTTCAATTGATCAGCTTTCTTCCCGAACTTGCTGCCAATGCGCGAAAGAAGACGCTGCGGGCGGCATTCCAGCAGGAGCTCCAGCTTTCGCGCCACCGTCGGGATGTCTTGGAGTTCATTGCTGCTTCTCATGGCATCTGCTCCGCCGGCGATGACTGCAGTTCGATGCGCCGGCTGATCGCCGAAAGCCGGAAAGCTCTGCGCGAGGCCTCGTGGAATTTCCCGGGCGACGAAGACCTGCGCTCCATCAGTGGCGGCCTGCATCGTCACCAGATCTTGAACTACGGTGTTGGCCGTAGTTTGGCGAACCGCGTGCGCATGAGCGATGACGTGGAGAAGCTCGACGGACTGCTTGATATCCTGCTCGACGGCCATCCGGAAACCTGTGCGATGCCCGTCTCCGCAAGCATGCTCGTGCGAGCCTAG